In one Neobacillus sp. WH10 genomic region, the following are encoded:
- a CDS encoding DUF3892 domain-containing protein: protein METIDAVHRNHFGEIISFVTSEGRIISYRKALREVENGLIHGVLTTPDTDGKMALIPAADQSFDHFPNLF from the coding sequence TTGGAAACAATCGATGCAGTACATCGCAATCATTTTGGAGAAATTATCAGTTTTGTTACTTCTGAGGGGCGGATTATTTCTTACCGTAAAGCTTTAAGGGAGGTTGAAAATGGCCTTATCCATGGTGTCCTTACCACCCCGGATACAGACGGAAAAATGGCCTTAATTCCAGCGGCCGACCAATCTTTTGATCATTTCCCAAATTTATTTTAA